In Harpia harpyja isolate bHarHar1 chromosome 8, bHarHar1 primary haplotype, whole genome shotgun sequence, a genomic segment contains:
- the KEL gene encoding kell blood group glycoprotein isoform X6: protein MDTQRIESQGAQPLKDLLNQIGGWNITGMGKAKDFNETLRTLMGRYSTFPFFRVHVGPSPFDLKTNIIQIDHPEFEMPPESKFKKKNYLEVLRVYLSYLKKLGSLLGGPQDGPPDSFSLTLSFISNLQRVVTPLQERQQRGMLFFHTTIRELQEKAPAIDWLSCLQAVFHPMPLNLSQPIAVHDMDYLRGMSQLIEQWHKERVLHIYMIVCLVGNLSPALDSQFQDARLELSKILYGKLGSRMIAAERWRKCLTDTTSFFEPVLGQMIVQEIFPQQSKKLAEQMFSEIQDALYGQLDQLEWMDEQTRQEAKVLVSKLQVEIGYPAHILQTAKVNLEYQNLEISEDSFFLNVVACLKLLRQNSYLKFLQHHSQDSWHVSPWTVHSYYSIRHHMVVFPAGMFRSPFFHMEFPSAVNFGAIGVFMAHELLHAFYDYVLPGGCPTCNRSALQKSIDCLVEQYESYGFKVNGTFTLLENTADTGGLAIAYQAYKNWLKKHKEEKDFPKTGLSHDQLFYLSFAHVMNSRLVMCLSPLSSTLLQFFFLSIQSLFPLFTELGMTDVSGRSRTLFRKLKFTYRAPNLLWISKLTIGLSAKISFTKL from the exons ATGGATACCCAAAGGATAGAATCCCAGGGAGCTCAACCATTGAAGGACCTCCTAAATCAG ATCGGTGGATGGAATATCACAGGCATGGggaaagcaaaagattttaatGAAACTCTTCGGACTCTTATGGGCAGATACAGCACCTTTCCCTTTTTCAGAGTCCATGTGGGACCTAGTCCTTTTGACCTCAAGACCAATATTATTCAG ATTGACCATCCTGAGTTTGAGATGCCACCTGAGAgtaaattcaaaaagaaaaattatcttgaG GTTCTCCGTGTGTATCTCTCATATTTGAAGAAACTGGGGAGCCTACTTGGAGGGCCACAGGATGGTCCCCCTGATTCCTTTTCCCTTACCTTGTCCTTCATCTCTAACCTCCAGCGAGTTGTCACCCcactgcaggaaagacagcaGAGGGGGATGCTGTTCTTTCACACTACCATTAGGGAGCTACAG GAAAAGGCACCTGCTATTGACTGGCTGTCATGTCTCCAGGCTGTCTTCCATCCTATGCCACTGAACCTCTCTCAGCCAATTGCAGTGCATGACATGGATTACTTAAGAGGCATGTCACAGCTCATCGAACAATGGCACAAGGAAAG GGTCCTTCACATTTATATGATTGTTTGTCTGGTTGGGAATCTCTCCCCAGCCCTTGACAGTCAATTCCAAGATGCACGCCTGGAGCTATCTAAGATTCTTTATGGAAAACTGGGATCTAGAATG ATCGCAGCTGAGCGCTGGAGGAAGTGCTTGACTGATACCACTTCTTTCTTTGAGCCAGTTCTAGGGCAGATGATTGTGCAAGAAATTTTCCCTCAGCAGAGCAAGAAACTT GCTGAGCAGATGTTCTCTGAGATCCAAGATGCCCTCTATGGCCAACTGGATCAGTTGGAGTGGATGGATGAACAGACTCGCCAAGAGGCTAAAGTCTTG GTTTCCAAACTACAAGTGGAGATTGGCTATCCAGCTCACATACTCCAGACTGCCAAAGTGAACCTGGAATACCAGAAT CTGGAGATAAGTGAAGACAGTTTTTTCCTCAATGTGGTGGCTTGCTTGAAATTACTAAGGCAAAATTCCTACTTGAAATTCCTTCAGCATCACTCACAGGACAG CTGGCATGTGTCCCCCTGGACTGTGCATTCATACTACTCAATAAGGCACCACATGGTGGTCTTTCCTGCTGGAATGTTCCGCAGCCCTTTTTTCCACATGGAGTTTCCCAG tgctgtgaACTTTGGAGCCATTGGGGTCTTCATGGCGCATGAACTTCTTCATGCATTCTATGATTATG tgcTGCCTGGGGGCTGTCCTACATGCAACAGGAGTGCACTACAGAAATCTATAGACTGCTTGGTTGAACAGTATGAAAGCTATGGCTTTAAGGTCAATGGTACTTTTACACTGTTGGAGAATACAGCTGACACTGGAGGGCTCGCCATTGCTTACCAG GCCTATAAGAATTGGCTGAAAAAGCACAAAGAAGAGAAGGATTTTCCTAAGACTGGACTTTCACACGACCAGCTTTTCTACCTCAGTTTTGCTCATGTAATGAATTCTAGGCTAGTCATGTGTCTCTCTCCATTGTCTTCCACATtattacagtttttctttctcagtattCAATCACTTTTCCCCCTCTTCACAGAACTGGGAATGACCGATGTTTCTGGGAGATCCAGAACCTTATTTAGAAAGCTAAAATTCACATACAGGGCCCCTAACCTGTTATGGATCTCAAAGCTAACAATAGGCCTGTCtgcaaaaatatcttttacaAAGCTTTGA